A segment of the Excalfactoria chinensis isolate bCotChi1 chromosome Z, bCotChi1.hap2, whole genome shotgun sequence genome:
ACTCCTGGCCACTCCTGGACATGCTGCCTGCTAACAGCCTGTACGGTCTCAACCTGACTTCTCTCTCCATCACCAACACCAACCTGTCCGCAGTACCTTACACTGCTTTTAAACATCTGGTTTACCTGACACATCTAAACTTGTCCTACAACCCCATCAGCACCATTGAGGCAGGCATGCTTTCGGATTTGGTACGCCTGCAGGAACTCCACATGGTGGGGGCCCAGTTACGTACCATCGAACCACATGCTTTCCAAGGGCTCCGATTCTTACGTGTGCTTAATGTGTCCCAAAACCTGCTAGAAACCCTAGAAGAGAATGTATTTCATTCCCCCAAAGCCCTTGAGATCCTCTGCATTAACAACAATCCTCTGGCCTGTGACTGTCGCCTCCTTTGGATTTTACAGAGGCAGCCCACTTTGCAGTTTGGAGGACAGCCACCAATGTGTGCTGGCCCAGACAGTGTCAAGGAGAGGTCATTCAAAGAttttcacagcacagccctctcCTTTTACTTCACTTGCAAGAAGCCCAGGATACAAGACAAGAAGCTGCAATACCTGGTCGTGGAGGAAGGGCAGACAGTGCAGCTGATGTGCAATGCTGACGGGGATCCACAGCCCACCATATCCTGGGTTACCCCACGTCGGAGGCTGATCACAACCAAGTCAAATGGAAGAGCCACTGTGCTGGGAGATGGCACGCTGGAGATCCGATTTGCTCAAGACCAGGACACTGGGATCTATGTTTGTATTGCGAGTAATGCAGCTGGGAATGACACCTATTCGGCCTCCCTTACGGTAAAGGGGTTTACTTCAGACCGTTTCCTTTATGCCAACAGGACCCCTATGTATATGACAGACTCCAACGACACCAGTTCCAATGGAACTAATGCAAACACTTTCTCTCTGGACCTTAAGACAATATTGGTGTCCACAGCTATGGGCTGCTTCACATTCCTTggagtggttttattttgtttcttacttctttttgtgTGGAGCCGAGGGAAAGGCAAACACAAAACCAGCATTGACCTTGAATATGTCCCTCGCAAAAACAATGGTGCTGTAGTTGAAGGGGAGGTTGCTGGACCGCGAAGGTTCAATATGAAAATGATTTGATGGTGTTCTGCTAGCAGTACTTTTTCTGTGGCATTATAACCAATTAAACCAACCTGGCATGTGGAATTGCTGGGTAAACGCAGCTTAATGCAGCTGTCACTGTATCAAAAGGTTACGTGGAAATCAAAAGACTATTTGTGGTTGTACAGCAGAGCCTCCAGACCTTGAGGCAGATATGTCAGGGCCTTTCATAGAACTGGTAAATTGTACTAACTGTTTGCATTGCAAATATTGGCATTCTGGGGATATCAGCAATGAACCGTTGGCTCATGCTCATGGACAATTGTTCAACATTTTCTACcactacaaaaagaaaaagaaaaaggaaaaaaaaaaataagcctaCAGTGTAGGATTTGcatacttaaagaaaaagacacatttGTCTAAAGCATACTCTACAGTGAAATTTGTATCTATAGATCTCATTTGGTAAAGAGCCTTGCATCATACCTTCTAGTTGGTTCAACACCACAAAAATCGGtagtcttttcttttcttttcttttaaatatacatcTATACTGtgtacattttaaagcaatacAAATGAGAGGTTGTGCTTTTAGATATCCACCAATACTGACCCAAGTGTGATGTCACCTCCCTTTTAACTACCATCCAACCCAAATTAGACTCCTGTAGTTACTGATTagaaacaacataaaatatttttttcctcatgtagaAGGCCAGAGATGAATAGTTGAGAGCAAAAATGCTCAACTCTATTGATCTTCTCTTCATATAAATATAAGGCACGTGCCTAGTTTTGATACAGAATGGAATATTTTTTATATCTGTGATATCACACTGGACCAGTTTACTGTAACATAGCCCTGGACTGCATCCAGGGGAGGCAACCCACCAGATACTGCTGGCGTAGAGGAGCTGAGTTCTTGATGAGTGAGACTTGTTTTTTGTTAGCCCTGCTTTAATTTCTAAGCTACTGTTAAACTGTTAAAATGTTGATGTGTATGGGAAAAACTGCAAACTCCTGGGGAAATATGATCATCTTGCTATTTGGAGGACTGCATTAAAATATACTAAAACGTTTCCACTAAGAATGAACTCTTCTCCAATGCCAGTGAACTAGGGTTGTCCATGCATAATACGGGGATTATACTACGAAAATGATGTTTTGAACATGGTAGCCTCAAAAAGGCTAACATACTGCCAGATATAATGAACCTCTAGCCACTGTCATCTTCATCTTGTATATTTGTAGATAACACATAAACACAAACCTGATTTCCAAGAACAGATTACTTAGCTATTCTTGATGCCATTTTAATAACTATGTGGTTATGTTTCTTTCAGGGGCAGTATCTTAGAGCAAGAGAGGCAAGTTTCTCCAGGTTCTAGCAAGTATCTTTAGTGGAGAGAAGACAGAAGTGGAACGTTAGTTCAGTGCAgttaaatgctttttgttttattcctctAAACAAACCCTCAAAAGGCTCAGAACTAAAATTCTATTCTTTGTTGTTGATGCCACTGTTCTTATTTTGAAACTCTCAGAAATGAGAAGATACGGAATTGTTCAGTGACCTCACAGTTTTCTAGCAGTTACAAGCCGTGGGTTTGCTGCTAAGTGACTGATAACAAATACAATTTATAAGTGATCAGAATAAACTGGAATAAAGGTAATATTGACCGTGTATGTGTTTAGccaaaaagaatatgaaaatgttGTAAAGCAGAACTTTCAGATTAATATGATTTAAGAGCCTATGACTAATCTTAGACTTAGATTTCAGTGCTCTGGAACTGAAGTCAGGCTGACCTGCAGTGGGATGCTTGTGTTTCTAAAGTACTATCCACATTCTTGGCAGAGATTTTCTAAGCAGGATAAAAATCTTCCACTGCTATCAAGGGAAATGTGCCAAAAGTTGTacatccagctctgctccccaggtATGTCCTTAATATAGCTGTAGGACCCAAGACCAAGGCAGTTTTGAGAATCTCTATTTGTAGCGGCTGATATTTGGTTGCTTTGTTGCTCCATTTTAGATCACCCAGCTGAGTAAGATGCAAGGTTTGTTAGAATTTTTTTCACCTTAGTTGCTTTGAGTTGGGTTTTGTAGctttcctttgtgtgtgtgtgcgcattCTGAACTAGACAGCTGGAGATTTATGGAGATGCTTGGGAGTAATCCTCTTTGTTCTATGAAAGTTTGTAAAACATTATTATTAGACAGAATAACCCCTGACTAAACGCTAGCACGGGGAAATTGTTTTTACTGATACAATAACCACCGCACTGAAGCCCAAAACTCTACTGTACCTTAATGTGGGCAGTTATAGAAACAAATGGGGATAAAACAAAGTGTTTCTGAACTGCCCATTAAAGACATTTGCATGTGCCTTTCCCTTGTAATCGTTATTTTTCAATTAGTAACCTATTACCCCTGCAGTCATTTCatgttaaatgttaaaaatcaaTGTTAGAAGCAAAAATTCTCATGGATTCTAGACAGTTGCAGCAGATTATTTCATATTATATgtcacaataaaacaaacaaacaaacagaaaaactctaaaaaaaaaaaaatagcaaaaatgtgcttttagGATTAAATGAAAGGCAGATTTCCCCTCTACCCTCTAGAATGATTCTAAAAAGTGATTGCGTTATTAGTGTACTGCGAGGATTTCTGAGCATTAACATGCTTAGTTACCTAAGTGAAATATGTCTTGGCGATGGAAATCACTGCTTGCTCTTGCAGAGCACCACCTTGCAGAGCTGTCAGCATTGCGTGTATTGCCCTGAGTTCAGTCGGTATACAGTTTTAACAACCACTGTTTGCTCCCTGCCTTTAGCATTGTTCTACTTTCTGCAGCCTACTGATCACACCGTGGATTTGGCATAGTACGTGGCCCCTCCcaaggaaaatgagaagagCAGGATTGTGAGACAGGCTTGTATCTTGCTCTGTGTAGTTGTACATGTATTCCTGGGACACAGACCCACTGTGAGGGAATGCAGTGTCAAGGTCAGACCAACCACCCTTTTgacaattttattattattattattattacttaaatatataataaaaggACAGTAGCTGACTGCACACCTACTCTGCCTCTTACTTGCTCCCAGTCACTTCTCTGTCTGAGACATCAAGGAAACTGCATTTTACCTTACTGTAAGGCAGTACCATATTGGAGAAAAAGAACCAGGCTGTAAAGAGACACCTATCACACATGGCTCCCCTGTCGCTTATTTGGAGGCAGGCAGACAGTGCATACCTGTCACTACAGCAGGGAACAAGGGTGTCTTCCctccttctgttttgtgtggTGGCTTTTTAGGGCCACACCTGGTCTTCCCTGGTAGTCAGCACAACAAGAGTGAGCAGCAGTAGTTCTGCAGAAAGAGacaacagaaatgctg
Coding sequences within it:
- the LINGO2 gene encoding leucine-rich repeat and immunoglobulin-like domain-containing nogo receptor-interacting protein 2 isoform X2; protein product: MLHTAVSCWQPFLGLAVLLVFMGPTFGCPARCECSAQNKSVSCHRRRLLSIPEGIPIETKILDLSKNRLKSVNPEEFMSYPLLEEIDLSDNIIANVEPGAFNNLFNLRSLRLKGNRLKLVPLGVFTGLSNLTKLDISENKIVILLDYMFQDLHNLKSLEVGDNDLVYISHRAFSGLLSLEQLTLERCNLTAVPTEALSHLHNLISLHLKQLNINALPAYAFKRLFRLKDLEIDSWPLLDMLPANSLYGLNLTSLSITNTNLSAVPYTAFKHLVYLTHLNLSYNPISTIEAGMLSDLVRLQELHMVGAQLRTIEPHAFQGLRFLRVLNVSQNLLETLEENVFHSPKALEILCINNNPLACDCRLLWILQRQPTLQFGGQPPMCAGPDSVKERSFKDFHSTALSFYFTCKKPRIQDKKLQYLVVEEGQTVQLMCNADGDPQPTISWVTPRRRLITTKSNGRATVLGDGTLEIRFAQDQDTGIYVCIASNAAGNDTYSASLTVKGFTSDRFLYANRTPMYMTDSNDTSSNGTNANTFSLDLKTILVSTAMGCFTFLGVVLFCFLLLFVWSRGKGKHKTSIDLEYVPRKNNGAVVEGEVAGPRRFNMKMI
- the LINGO2 gene encoding leucine-rich repeat and immunoglobulin-like domain-containing nogo receptor-interacting protein 2 isoform X1 encodes the protein MVESKDWTFKSSKQARDGGLDRTGGVMLHTAVSCWQPFLGLAVLLVFMGPTFGCPARCECSAQNKSVSCHRRRLLSIPEGIPIETKILDLSKNRLKSVNPEEFMSYPLLEEIDLSDNIIANVEPGAFNNLFNLRSLRLKGNRLKLVPLGVFTGLSNLTKLDISENKIVILLDYMFQDLHNLKSLEVGDNDLVYISHRAFSGLLSLEQLTLERCNLTAVPTEALSHLHNLISLHLKQLNINALPAYAFKRLFRLKDLEIDSWPLLDMLPANSLYGLNLTSLSITNTNLSAVPYTAFKHLVYLTHLNLSYNPISTIEAGMLSDLVRLQELHMVGAQLRTIEPHAFQGLRFLRVLNVSQNLLETLEENVFHSPKALEILCINNNPLACDCRLLWILQRQPTLQFGGQPPMCAGPDSVKERSFKDFHSTALSFYFTCKKPRIQDKKLQYLVVEEGQTVQLMCNADGDPQPTISWVTPRRRLITTKSNGRATVLGDGTLEIRFAQDQDTGIYVCIASNAAGNDTYSASLTVKGFTSDRFLYANRTPMYMTDSNDTSSNGTNANTFSLDLKTILVSTAMGCFTFLGVVLFCFLLLFVWSRGKGKHKTSIDLEYVPRKNNGAVVEGEVAGPRRFNMKMI